The genomic region ACTGAGCTGGAGTCGGGGGCCCTGGATGCGGCCCTGCCCTACTGTGACGAAATGGCGGCTGTGGCAGAAAATATGCCCGAAGACAGCAGTGCGGCGGCGATCGCCCAGGCTCTGGCAGCAGTGGCCCACTACCAGCTCGAAACCCCCACCGCAGCGCCCGAGCTGGCCCTGGCGATCGCCGCCCTGGAAGAGGCCGATGCCAAACGTATGCTGGCCTACGTATTGATGCAGGTGGCTGAGATGGACCTGAGGTGCGATCGCGGCGATCTAGCCCTCAGCCGAGCCGAGCTGGCCCTGGCGAATGCCCAGATCATCAACCACCCCAGCGAAATTGCCCAGAGCTGGGCGATCGTAGTGCAGGGGGCGATCGCCACCGGCAACATCCCACGGGCCTTGACCGAGTTTGACGCCCTCCACCAGAGTATTGACCTCTACGAGCTGAACCTGCCCGCCAAAACCGCTGTAACCCTTGCCCTAGAGCAGATCCAGCCCTACCGCTCCCAGCCGAACCATTAATTTCAGCAGCCCTTTACCCCCAAGCCCTTATGTCGATTGTCGTCGTCGAAACCCTGTCCACCACGCCCCTGACCCCAGAAAACCCCACCGCAACCGACTACCAGATTCTCGACTGCCTGGGGGCGCGCATGGGCACCTGGCAGTATTCGCTGCTGTCGAGCGATCGCCTGCGCATGCTCTGCGTGTTTGAGGCCCCCGATGCCGAGGCGGTACGGGAGTCCTACGCTAAAGCGGGCGGCGGCTTCGATCGCATCTGGAGCGCCCAGCGACTCACCCCAGCCCAGCCGCCCCAGACGAACGGCACCCCGCTGAGGGTGATTGAGAGCGTCTATCCCGCCGCGGTGACCCCAGACCAGTGGCAGACCAACCACGACTCGCTCCAGGCTTACTGGGTCGAGCAGGGGCCAGAGCAGAGAGTGGCATGGGTGAAATCCTACCTGTCGCTCAACCGCACCCGAGGATTTTGTGAGCTGTATGCTCCCAATGCCGAGGTAATTCAGACGGGCTATCGGCAGGCGGGGGTGCCGTTTCATCGGGTGTGGTCGGCAAAGGTGATTCAGCTGTAGGAGGTTAGCTCAATCCGCTGCTCTAGCTTGGCAATACCGCATTAATTTGCTGGTTCACCCATCGCTCAAACAGCTCATCGAGCAAGCGTTGCTCCATGCCGTAGTCATAGCGGCAACCTCAATGAAGTGCTGGGGTTTGAAGCAGGGAAAATTGAGATCCCAGGGTTCTAAGCGCGAGTCTTCGATCATTTGGGCAGGTAAGTTGCAGAACCCTGGGATCTGGGGCCGTGAGAGTCAACCTGCGGAATGTCGGGAACCGTCTGCCGTTCGGCACTGTTCCGGGTATTTTTCCATGAAAGGCTATCCCGCAGCTACGCATACTTCAAACTAGGCATTCTTCATGCGAAGTTATCTTCGCGTCGTCGATATCGTCTGCTTGTTTCTCATTGTATACGTATGCGTTTAGGGCAAAGAAACTGCCTATCAAAAGGATGATCGCTATGCCAATTGCCAGAAATGTATTTTTCATGATGTGCTTGTAAGTTAGGTGTGTGTGCAATGATTAGCAACGAGAGAATGTCGCAGATGCAGCCCACGTAGCGCTCTAGGGAGACCGTTTAGATCCCAGGGGTCTAACCGCGGGTCTTTGGTTATTGGGGAAGATTGATCGCAGAACCCTGGGATCTGAGGCCGTAGGAGTCTAGATCCCAGGGTTCTAACCGCGAGTCTTCGGTCATTCGGGCAGGTGGATCGCAGAACCCTGGGATCTGGGGGAAGGTCTACCCTTAGAGAATGGGGTCGTAGTTTACAGAGAAGCTGATTTCAGCGGCATAGGTATTATACAAACCGTCGTTTGGATGATTTAAATTTCCACTGAGCGTAATTCTATCGCCCTCGCTACGAACTCCAAAAAAAGAATCTAATTGAGGAATGACTTGTTGTTTGACGGTATCGTATCGCAGCCTAATACTGTCTCGACTTCTATTCGGAGATAGGTCAGCATAATCAAAACCACCAAAGATACCATCATCATCAAATGCGTATATATCTATGTTGATAAATCGCTTATTCGGATCAACCTCCTGAGTGAACTTTAAGCCAGTCACCACATCTTGATCCTGGAAAGTGCCAAAATCATGGCTTTTCCCATCAATCCAAACAACGCCATGAAAGTCAGCCTGATGCCAATTTGTCCAGGACACCTTGCGATCAAACTGTTCCAGAGCCTTCAGATGGTGAATATCCACCGTTACCCGACTATTTTTGGTTATCGGAGTGCCATACAACTGCAACATGTAGTCAGTACTGCCAGTGTTAGCTGGCTTCTGCACCTGAACATAATAATCTCCTGCGGAAAGTATCTCCTTGTTGATAATGTCATTACTAGTTCCTGGATTAGCCGAGTAGCCAATCAGTTCTCCTGGCTCTATAGTTCCATTCTGGTTAGCATCTTGGTAAAGATACATGTTGGCATTTGAGTCTAGGGGTGTTAGATTTCCCGTAAATCTGACAGCCTGATCTAGGGTGAATCGGTAATAATCGTTAATGTCGCCATTGGCATTAACGCTACCCTGAAACACTCTTTCTCCATTAAGCTGCCCTGCAATAGGAATCGCCCTGGCCAAAGTGTTGCCGCTAAACCCAGCAGGTTCTCTAGGAATGCCTGTGGTGGCTGAAAAGCCAAGGGTATAGTTGGTAAAGGTGCCATTAACACTTCCTACTTCCAAAAAGTAAGATCCGCGCCCTAGACCCTCAGCACGAAATGATTCAGACATATTAGAAGGGTTATAACCCCCTAAAATGACATCTCCGGCGTCAATGATCCCATTGTTGTTAGCATCGCGAATCAGGCGCAAGTCAGCATTGCCTGCCAAGTTTGACAGTGACACATCTAAATTC from Nodosilinea sp. PGN35 harbors:
- a CDS encoding PPC domain-containing protein; this encodes MSLQSILNLAPVFTPIEGNESFASSELDVKSAVRTAPRLAAPPRQKENISSETNLTMAKSLPTEALKPTSFVPASLFKSPLQSSRGAFSTVGSLAPASTSTVQSSTATTSAYNTLGTAYNWGTLFSSTTPNGVTINRSISGQSVSSNNLKDYYRFAIEKTANLDVSLSNLAGNADLRLIRDANNNGIIDAGDVILGGYNPSNMSESFRAEGLGRGSYFLEVGSVNGTFTNYTLGFSATTGIPREPAGFSGNTLARAIPIAGQLNGERVFQGSVNANGDINDYYRFTLDQAVRFTGNLTPLDSNANMYLYQDANQNGTIEPGELIGYSANPGTSNDIINKEILSAGDYYVQVQKPANTGSTDYMLQLYGTPITKNSRVTVDIHHLKALEQFDRKVSWTNWHQADFHGVVWIDGKSHDFGTFQDQDVVTGLKFTQEVDPNKRFINIDIYAFDDDGIFGGFDYADLSPNRSRDSIRLRYDTVKQQVIPQLDSFFGVRSEGDRITLSGNLNHPNDGLYNTYAAEISFSVNYDPIL
- a CDS encoding nickel-binding protein, which translates into the protein MSIVVVETLSTTPLTPENPTATDYQILDCLGARMGTWQYSLLSSDRLRMLCVFEAPDAEAVRESYAKAGGGFDRIWSAQRLTPAQPPQTNGTPLRVIESVYPAAVTPDQWQTNHDSLQAYWVEQGPEQRVAWVKSYLSLNRTRGFCELYAPNAEVIQTGYRQAGVPFHRVWSAKVIQL